In the Chroococcidiopsis sp. SAG 2025 genome, one interval contains:
- a CDS encoding Calvin cycle protein CP12 — translation MTQATDRPSQVTKMATAIAGNEISNSLEKAIVQALEEARAACQTSGDSSNECAVAWDIVEELQAERSHREAAQQRNSLDLYCIEYPESLECLIYDV, via the coding sequence ATGACTCAGGCAACAGATCGTCCCTCCCAAGTCACTAAAATGGCTACTGCGATTGCGGGAAACGAAATTAGTAATTCTTTAGAAAAAGCGATCGTGCAAGCTTTAGAAGAAGCGCGTGCTGCGTGCCAAACTTCAGGTGACAGTTCTAACGAATGCGCGGTAGCGTGGGACATTGTGGAAGAACTACAAGCAGAAAGAAGCCATCGTGAAGCGGCTCAACAAAGAAATAGTCTCGATCTCTACTGTATAGAGTATCCAGAATCGCTTGAATGTCTGATTTACGATGTGTAG
- a CDS encoding methyltransferase domain-containing protein gives MTQTNLWTNADHVLWYLAKADKIPHRTEGEGVLLEQVPKTVERILDLGTGDGRLLGLLKIDRPQVQSVAIDFSPTMLEAARQRFAGDETVEIIAHNLDEPLPALGQFDAVVSSFAIHHLTHDRKRSLYEEIFSLLAPGGVFCNLEHVASPTQNLHDRFRQAIGIADEPDDPSNILLDVETQLKWLREICFIDVDCYWKWLELALLVGCVK, from the coding sequence ATGACGCAGACCAATCTCTGGACTAATGCTGACCACGTTTTGTGGTATCTCGCCAAAGCAGATAAAATTCCCCATCGGACTGAGGGAGAAGGCGTGTTGTTGGAACAGGTGCCAAAAACTGTAGAGCGAATTCTCGATTTGGGGACGGGGGATGGTCGTTTACTAGGGTTGTTAAAAATCGATCGTCCGCAAGTTCAAAGTGTGGCGATCGACTTTTCTCCTACAATGCTAGAAGCAGCGCGTCAGCGTTTTGCTGGAGATGAAACAGTAGAAATCATAGCTCATAATTTAGATGAACCTTTACCAGCTTTAGGTCAATTTGATGCTGTTGTTTCTAGCTTTGCGATTCATCATTTAACGCACGATCGCAAACGTTCTTTATATGAAGAAATCTTTTCTCTCTTAGCACCAGGTGGAGTTTTTTGCAATTTAGAGCATGTTGCTTCTCCAACTCAAAACTTGCACGATCGCTTTCGTCAGGCGATCGGAATTGCAGATGAGCCAGACGATCCATCAAATATATTATTAGATGTTGAAACTCAGCTCAAATGGTTGCGAGAAATTTGTTTTATAGATGTTGACTGTTATTGGAAATGGTTAGAATTGGCTTTATTAGTAGGGTGCGTTAAATAA
- a CDS encoding aldo/keto reductase: METKQLGNTGVTISAIGLGGMPMSLSSRPPETQAIETIHRALDLGVTLIDTADSYCKDESDKHHNERLIHQALQQYQGDASNVVVATKGGLMRPGGSWTRNGNPDHLRETIRISFEAFGGEKPIDLWQYHAPDPNYTIEESLTPAKEAVAAGTIRYVGVSNFSVEQIKRARDVVDIVSVQNQYNPWQRQPETDGVLEYCEREGLTFLPWSPLGGSRRVASLPDIPAIAQLAKTKSVSVYAIVLAWLRAKSPCVVPIPGASKASSIEDSVKSAQIQLSSEEVGQIDRATG, from the coding sequence ATGGAAACAAAACAACTAGGGAATACTGGTGTCACCATCAGCGCTATCGGTCTCGGTGGAATGCCAATGTCTTTGAGTAGCAGACCACCAGAAACACAAGCAATTGAGACTATTCATCGCGCTTTGGATTTGGGTGTAACTCTAATTGATACGGCTGACTCCTATTGCAAAGATGAGTCAGATAAACACCATAACGAGCGTTTAATTCATCAAGCGTTGCAACAATATCAGGGTGATGCGAGTAACGTAGTTGTTGCTACCAAAGGCGGTTTAATGCGTCCTGGTGGAAGTTGGACGCGCAATGGTAATCCAGACCACTTGCGAGAGACGATTCGGATTAGTTTTGAGGCTTTCGGAGGAGAAAAACCAATCGATCTCTGGCAATATCACGCCCCAGATCCAAACTATACAATTGAAGAATCACTCACACCTGCTAAAGAAGCCGTTGCAGCAGGAACGATCCGGTATGTTGGTGTCTCTAATTTCTCTGTAGAACAGATTAAACGCGCTCGCGACGTGGTTGATATCGTCTCCGTCCAAAACCAATACAATCCCTGGCAGCGACAACCAGAGACAGATGGAGTATTGGAGTATTGCGAACGTGAGGGTTTAACCTTTTTGCCGTGGAGTCCTTTAGGGGGTAGCCGTCGCGTTGCTAGCTTACCAGACATCCCCGCGATCGCTCAATTAGCTAAAACGAAGAGTGTCTCTGTCTACGCGATCGTCTTAGCATGGCTGCGGGCAAAATCTCCTTGTGTAGTGCCTATTCCTGGTGCGAGTAAAGCAAGTAGTATCGAGGATTCGGTCAAATCTGCTCAAATTCAATTATCTTCGGAAGAAGTAGGGCAGATCGATCGCGCTACAGGCTAA
- a CDS encoding S1C family serine protease has product MTTLNDELASVAAALSRSTVQIQDRRFGGGSGVIWQADGVIITNAHVVRSDRPTVKLADNRVLDAVCTNRDRLQDLAVLKVDATDLPAAPIGDSDTLRVGQLVFAVGNPLGITNALTTGIIHAVSPKKQPGTWIQVDIRLNAGNSGGALADTQGKVIGINTAIAGGLGLAIPSNIVERFLRRGTVKPYLGVTLQPVAIGRRYRRRLGLLILAVQAGSLAESAGLLTGDVLTGVAGRGFTDISDLAEALWQFSPGDLLQLNLIRAGKSAIAQIQIPDKSGAVAA; this is encoded by the coding sequence ATGACTACACTAAATGACGAACTAGCAAGTGTTGCCGCAGCTTTGAGCCGTTCTACCGTACAGATACAAGACCGGAGATTTGGCGGCGGTTCTGGTGTAATTTGGCAAGCTGATGGTGTCATTATTACGAATGCTCATGTCGTTAGGAGCGATCGCCCTACAGTTAAACTTGCAGATAATCGGGTACTCGACGCTGTCTGTACTAACCGCGACCGCCTACAAGATTTAGCTGTATTGAAGGTTGATGCTACCGATCTACCAGCTGCTCCCATTGGAGATTCTGACACGTTGCGAGTCGGTCAGCTGGTATTTGCAGTTGGCAATCCACTAGGCATAACAAATGCTTTAACAACTGGGATTATTCACGCTGTCAGTCCCAAGAAACAACCTGGAACCTGGATACAGGTAGATATTCGCTTGAATGCTGGGAATTCTGGCGGCGCTCTTGCCGATACTCAAGGTAAAGTAATCGGTATTAACACGGCGATCGCAGGTGGTTTGGGCTTAGCTATACCCAGCAATATAGTAGAACGTTTCTTACGGCGTGGTACAGTTAAACCTTATCTAGGAGTGACTCTACAGCCTGTGGCAATCGGGCGGAGATACAGGCGCAGGTTAGGTTTATTAATTTTGGCAGTACAAGCAGGTAGTTTAGCTGAATCTGCTGGATTATTAACTGGCGATGTATTGACAGGAGTAGCCGGACGAGGGTTCACTGACATTTCAGATTTAGCCGAAGCTCTTTGGCAGTTTTCCCCAGGCGACTTACTACAACTCAATTTGATTCGTGCTGGCAAATCGGCGATCGCGCAAATCCAAATTCCAGATAAGTCGGGAGCAGTAGCGGCGTGA
- a CDS encoding response regulator transcription factor gives MRVLVAATNPIVRAGLESIVRTNPDLLAIGSSADSATLAAAIATHNPDVVLIELSLPEGESVSEKLVALSEVGELPIAILTDTEDRDRLPELLRSGVKAILPRSASAEEILQAVEAVATGLVVLHADAIDILLTLLPISERVVEATTPLQALTSREIEVLGMLAEGLGNKAIAKRLGISEHTVKFHVSSIFSKLNASSRTEAVTLGARQGLIML, from the coding sequence ATGCGGGTTCTGGTTGCTGCCACTAATCCGATTGTCCGTGCGGGTTTAGAGAGTATCGTGCGGACAAATCCCGATCTATTGGCAATTGGTAGTTCTGCCGATTCAGCGACCTTAGCTGCGGCGATCGCAACTCATAACCCTGATGTAGTTCTGATCGAGCTGAGTTTACCAGAAGGGGAGTCTGTCAGTGAAAAATTAGTTGCATTATCAGAAGTAGGAGAATTACCAATCGCCATTCTCACCGACACCGAGGATCGCGATCGCCTACCCGAACTGCTTCGTTCTGGTGTCAAAGCCATCTTACCGCGATCGGCATCGGCAGAAGAGATTTTACAAGCTGTAGAAGCTGTTGCAACTGGATTAGTTGTATTGCACGCCGATGCGATCGATATTCTCCTCACTCTTTTACCAATTAGCGAACGAGTTGTAGAAGCAACGACACCACTACAAGCATTAACTTCCCGCGAAATTGAAGTTTTGGGAATGCTCGCTGAAGGTTTAGGCAACAAAGCGATCGCCAAGCGTTTAGGTATCTCGGAGCATACGGTTAAGTTTCACGTTTCCTCTATTTTTAGCAAACTCAACGCTAGCAGCCGTACAGAAGCCGTGACTTTGGGAGCCAGACAAGGATTGATTATGTTGTAA
- a CDS encoding S1C family serine protease codes for MESPSIESNTLLALSNNLADAVERAGRAVVAVNARHRIPSTGVHWRNGIIVTAEHTVRRDEEIAVRLPDDRTVAATLIGRDSSTDLAVLKIPDVQLPTAEIGDTSTLQVGNLVLAVARPGENGLSASWGVVSAKGIGITQRNWCGKQTEGLLKLDLSLYPGFSGSPLVDAKGCVVGINTVGPRNMVLAIPVATVNRVIDTLLEKGKIARGYLGLGMQPVLLPDNLKNALNLSSNGGVIVVNIESDGPADRAGVLIGDVLISLDGSSIADTGDVQAMLGSESVGKTLNAQVIRGGALLTVPIAIGER; via the coding sequence ATGGAGTCGCCATCAATTGAGAGTAATACTTTGCTAGCACTTTCCAATAATTTAGCTGATGCAGTCGAACGGGCAGGTCGTGCCGTTGTTGCTGTAAATGCACGTCACCGTATTCCTTCAACTGGCGTTCACTGGCGCAATGGTATCATCGTTACTGCCGAACACACAGTGAGGCGGGATGAGGAAATTGCTGTCAGGCTACCAGACGATCGCACGGTAGCTGCAACTTTAATCGGTCGAGATTCCAGTACGGATTTAGCTGTACTCAAAATACCAGATGTCCAATTACCTACAGCAGAAATTGGTGATACCAGTACTTTGCAAGTTGGAAACCTAGTATTGGCTGTAGCACGTCCCGGTGAGAACGGGTTGAGTGCTAGCTGGGGGGTTGTTAGCGCTAAAGGTATTGGTATTACACAACGCAATTGGTGTGGCAAACAGACTGAAGGATTGCTCAAATTAGATTTATCACTTTATCCTGGTTTTTCTGGCAGTCCATTAGTAGATGCAAAAGGTTGTGTTGTTGGGATTAATACTGTAGGTCCTCGTAACATGGTGCTAGCCATACCTGTTGCAACTGTTAACCGCGTTATTGACACCTTACTGGAAAAAGGCAAAATTGCAAGAGGCTATTTGGGTTTGGGAATGCAGCCCGTGTTACTACCCGACAATCTGAAAAATGCGTTGAACTTATCCAGTAACGGGGGCGTAATCGTCGTCAATATCGAATCTGATGGTCCCGCCGATCGCGCTGGCGTATTAATTGGTGACGTACTCATTTCCCTTGATGGCAGTTCGATCGCCGATACCGGAGACGTACAGGCAATGCTTGGTTCGGAGTCTGTAGGTAAAACCCTCAACGCACAAGTTATTCGAGGCGGCGCGTTATTAACAGTACCGATCGCGATTGGAGAACGGTAA
- a CDS encoding calcium-binding protein: MATIEGTFSDDKLSGNLDTAESDFIYGYDGNDKLYGRDGDDSLWGGNGNDRLKGGSGNDILDGGYGDDTVYGGTGNDTLYGFNGNDILFGDGNNDNLIGGFGNDVLDGGEGNDIIDGAGGGAYIGSSVSRGANEIDVLTGGAGADTFRLEGGAGRDGAGTSYRFAGNNDYALITDFNPLEDTIVLISIDTSGPSFMQTQVTYSLGAAPSDLFLQGTGIYAEFANNPGTQELIAILHGTTPESVNIGGSYFKYVS; the protein is encoded by the coding sequence ATGGCGACTATTGAAGGAACGTTTTCTGATGACAAACTTTCCGGCAATCTCGATACTGCTGAAAGCGATTTTATTTACGGCTACGATGGCAACGATAAACTTTACGGTAGAGATGGAGATGACTCTCTGTGGGGTGGTAACGGTAACGATAGATTAAAAGGCGGATCGGGTAATGACATACTAGATGGCGGTTACGGAGACGACACTGTATATGGTGGAACAGGTAACGACACTCTATACGGCTTCAACGGTAACGATATCTTATTTGGAGACGGAAATAACGATAACTTAATTGGTGGATTTGGCAACGACGTTCTAGATGGAGGAGAAGGAAACGACATCATTGATGGTGCTGGAGGAGGTGCATACATCGGTAGTTCAGTTAGTCGTGGTGCTAATGAAATAGATGTCTTGACTGGAGGTGCAGGAGCAGATACATTCAGGCTTGAAGGTGGTGCTGGGCGAGATGGTGCAGGTACATCTTACAGATTTGCTGGTAATAACGATTACGCTCTCATTACAGACTTCAATCCTCTTGAAGATACGATCGTTTTAATAAGTATTGATACCTCTGGACCATCATTCATGCAAACACAAGTTACCTATAGTCTAGGTGCAGCACCAAGCGATTTATTCCTACAAGGAACGGGAATTTATGCTGAATTTGCTAACAATCCCGGCACGCAAGAACTGATCGCTATTTTGCATGGAACTACACCAGAGTCAGTTAATATTGGTGGAAGCTACTTCAAATACGTCAGCTAA
- a CDS encoding GNAT family N-acetyltransferase, giving the protein MKDIQRRQATQADYDFLHDLHQQTFRLYVEQTWGWDDQQQVELFRQSHQNLDESPFEILCLEEKEIGCIAIEDKGDFLFLDYIAISPDYQNRGLGTQLIGELLELGKSRGIQVRLNVIKVNPARKLYERLGFQIVGSDEYRYYMRV; this is encoded by the coding sequence ATGAAAGACATCCAGCGTCGGCAAGCAACGCAGGCAGATTATGATTTTTTGCATGACTTGCACCAGCAGACTTTTCGGCTGTATGTCGAACAAACTTGGGGCTGGGACGACCAACAGCAAGTAGAGCTGTTTCGTCAGTCCCACCAAAACCTGGACGAGTCGCCTTTTGAAATTTTGTGTCTTGAGGAAAAAGAAATTGGTTGTATTGCGATCGAGGATAAAGGCGATTTTCTCTTCCTTGACTACATTGCCATATCACCTGATTACCAAAATAGAGGATTAGGTACTCAACTCATTGGCGAACTTTTAGAATTAGGTAAAAGTAGAGGAATTCAGGTGCGCCTTAACGTTATTAAAGTAAATCCTGCAAGAAAGCTTTACGAACGATTGGGATTTCAGATTGTCGGTAGCGACGAATATCGCTACTATATGAGAGTTTGA
- a CDS encoding DMT family transporter → MQTDFLGELAALTAACLWAISSVIYGRIGQRIPPLELNILKGAIAIALLVCTLLLQNSTFTDVTPTTLGLLLLSGVLGIGIGDTAFFFALNYLGARRALLMETLSPPLAAILALIFLQEQLSLIAWCGILLTILGVAWVITEQVPNFSASSVHILHGVGFGILAAIALASGAIISRIVLTTSNISPLWAALLRLCGGVLVLLPWRWLRQQPRRFRFRSLNTKIILAICVAAFAGTYLGIWLQQVAVKFAVVGVALTLSNTSPLFVIPIVVCLGERISLRAILGVFIALSGIAVLLLSR, encoded by the coding sequence TTGCAGACAGATTTTTTAGGTGAGCTGGCGGCGCTAACAGCTGCTTGTTTGTGGGCAATATCTTCAGTTATCTACGGACGCATCGGACAACGTATTCCACCACTAGAATTAAATATTCTCAAAGGCGCGATCGCGATCGCCTTACTTGTTTGTACTCTATTGTTACAAAATTCAACATTTACAGATGTTACTCCTACCACTTTAGGCTTACTTCTACTCAGTGGGGTTTTAGGAATTGGTATTGGAGATACAGCGTTCTTTTTTGCCTTAAATTACTTAGGTGCTAGACGCGCCTTGTTAATGGAGACTTTATCACCTCCTCTTGCAGCAATTTTGGCATTGATTTTTCTGCAAGAACAGCTCAGTTTAATTGCTTGGTGCGGCATTCTACTAACTATTCTAGGCGTGGCTTGGGTGATTACAGAGCAAGTCCCCAATTTCTCAGCAAGCTCTGTTCACATACTACATGGTGTTGGTTTTGGAATTTTAGCCGCGATCGCCCTTGCTAGTGGTGCTATCATTTCCCGGATAGTACTGACTACCAGCAATATTAGTCCGTTATGGGCAGCTTTATTACGCTTGTGCGGTGGCGTATTGGTTCTATTACCTTGGAGGTGGTTGAGACAACAACCAAGGCGCTTTAGATTCAGAAGCTTAAATACCAAAATAATCTTAGCAATTTGCGTTGCCGCTTTTGCTGGCACTTACTTAGGAATCTGGCTGCAACAAGTAGCAGTCAAGTTTGCAGTTGTAGGAGTTGCCCTCACGTTGAGCAATACCAGTCCTTTATTTGTTATTCCCATTGTTGTTTGCTTGGGAGAAAGAATCAGTCTTAGAGCAATTTTAGGGGTTTTTATAGCCCTTAGTGGTATAGCTGTACTGTTGTTATCACGTTGA